Genomic window (Arthrobacter sp. StoSoilA2):
CTCCTGATTGCCGCGGACACCCTGATGGAAAACGGCATTCCGATCGAATATGGCCCCTCCATCCATGGCATCGGCGAGCAGAACTTCCTCTACTACCGGGAGCCGTCAACCCTTCGCATCGAGCTCAATACGGGCGGCTACCGCAACTACGTTCCCGACTGGGAGCCGAACACGTGGACCCCGTCCATTGGTTCGAACAACATGTACCGGAACGGCGCCATGCCGATGTCCATGACGGAGTCCTTCCCTCCGGCAGACGGCCCCAGCGCCACCGAAGAGGGCGTTCCGGAGGAGATCAAGGAAGCCCTGTTCAACCCCTACGCCCGCCAGGGCCAGGGCTAGAACCTGACGGTTATCACCGGCATGGGCATCCATGCCGGTGATAACCGCTATAACCACAAACTGATTTACTTATGTCGAATTCCGACATTAAATGAAAGTGGACCGAGGACGGTCCACGAGGGGAGTTACGTTCATGACGACGACGTCAGGCCAGTTGGAAGCACCGTTCGCACTCGCGCGTTACCGGGCCGGGGACGAGGTACGGCCAGGGCTCATTGCCGGTGACCGGATCCGGCCGCTGGGTCCGCAGGAGCTGGGTGCCCCCGGTCTCAACGCCTTCCTGGCCACGCCTGACTGGGACCGCCTGGAAAAGCTTGCCGAAGGCGAGGGTCCCTGGCTTCCGCTGGAAAGCGTTGTTCTCACGGCTCCTGTGGAACCCAGGCAAGTGCTGCAAACGGGTGCCAACTACAGGACGCACGTGATCGACCTCGTCGTCGCGGGGTCGGACAAGAACGACCCCCGCACACCGGAGGAAGCCCGCGAATGGGCCGGCAAGATGATGGACGACCGCCAGGCAAACGGTGAGCCCTATTTCTTCATCGGCCTTCCTGCGTGTGTAGTTGGTGACGACGTGCCGCTGGTTCTCCCAAGCTACAGCGAGAAGCACGACTGGGAGTTGGAGCTGGCTGTGGTCATTGGAAAAGAGGCCTTCAGGGTTGGCCGCGAAGAAGCGATGCAGCACGTTGCCGGGTACACGGTGGTCAATGACATCACTACACGGGACCTGGTTTTCCGACGCGACATGAAGGAAATTGGCACGGACTGGTACCGCGGCAAGAACGCGCCTGGGTTCCTGCCGACAGGCCCGTTCCTTGTACCGGCGCAGTTCGTGGATCCTGCCAAGCTGAAGGTGCGGCTTGAACTCAATGGTGATGTCATGCAGGACGCAACTACCGATGACCTCCTCTTTGATATCCCGGCACTGGTCTCTGCCGCTTCGCAGAATATGCCGCTCCTGCCGGGGGACCTCCTGCTGACGGGAAGCCCGGCGGGCAACGGTGCCCACTGGGGAAGGCTGCTCCGGGACGGCGATGTCATGACAGGGATTATCCAGGGCCTTGGAACGCAGGTAGTGCGCTGCGTCGCCGAGCCAGTCGCCGGCCAAGCAGCAGGGCAAGCCTAGGGTGGGCGGGGCAATGAACCTGGATAATCCCGACCTGCTGGACCGCACCGACCCCGAAGGTGAAATCTCCCGCCGTGGCAAGGCCTACCGGAATTGGGGCCGCTGGGGCGAAGACGATGTCCTCGGCACGCTGAACTTCATCGACGCTGCCAAGCGGAAACAAGCGGCCGCATTGGTGCGGGACGGCGACGTCACCTCGCTATCGCAGCCCTTCGATATGGATGGGCCACAAAAAGGCTGGCGTCGCCGTACCAACCCGGTGCACACCATGCTGGACACCGGAACGGATGCCGAGCGGGGCACGCAGGGCTTTCCCCACGGATTGGGCGGCGCGGATGATGTCATTTCCATGCCGCTCCAGTGCTCCACCCAATGGGACGGACTAGGCCATATCTTTGACCACGGTGCCGCCTGGAACGGGCGAAGGGCCGGCGACGTCGTCACGAGCGACGGCGATCTTGTCACCGGAATCGAGCACGCGGCGGCAGCTCCTGTCTCCCGCGGTGTCCTGCTGGATCTAGGCCGTCACCTGCATCCGGAAACG
Coding sequences:
- a CDS encoding cyclase family protein; this encodes MNLDNPDLLDRTDPEGEISRRGKAYRNWGRWGEDDVLGTLNFIDAAKRKQAAALVRDGDVTSLSQPFDMDGPQKGWRRRTNPVHTMLDTGTDAERGTQGFPHGLGGADDVISMPLQCSTQWDGLGHIFDHGAAWNGRRAGDVVTSDGDLVTGIEHAAAAPVSRGVLLDLGRHLHPETGELPDGYAISTADLESCIEAQGASSVVGTGDIVLVRTGQLTRAKRDGWGDYAGGPAPGLSLTTAGWLHRTEIAAIATDTWGFEVRPNEFDVPAFQPLHQVVIPNTGLTVGELWDLDGLAEKCRERGRYEFLLVAAPLPITGAVGSPINPIAIL
- a CDS encoding fumarylacetoacetate hydrolase family protein, with translation MTTTSGQLEAPFALARYRAGDEVRPGLIAGDRIRPLGPQELGAPGLNAFLATPDWDRLEKLAEGEGPWLPLESVVLTAPVEPRQVLQTGANYRTHVIDLVVAGSDKNDPRTPEEAREWAGKMMDDRQANGEPYFFIGLPACVVGDDVPLVLPSYSEKHDWELELAVVIGKEAFRVGREEAMQHVAGYTVVNDITTRDLVFRRDMKEIGTDWYRGKNAPGFLPTGPFLVPAQFVDPAKLKVRLELNGDVMQDATTDDLLFDIPALVSAASQNMPLLPGDLLLTGSPAGNGAHWGRLLRDGDVMTGIIQGLGTQVVRCVAEPVAGQAAGQA